A single genomic interval of Pyrus communis chromosome 7, drPyrComm1.1, whole genome shotgun sequence harbors:
- the LOC137740717 gene encoding G-type lectin S-receptor-like serine/threonine-protein kinase At2g19130, whose amino-acid sequence MDMMNSSRNKLSYKSSVVVLVLCCTLKAADISAASSNMISQGQSISGKQTITSSPRGIFELGFFTPGNSHNYYIGIWYKQLQETVVWVANRNHPVSDPFLSSLQLFPNGTLALFDQSKSAIWSTTRDLSIASNSTSQVAALILDSGNFVITDVLNSSAVIWQSFDHPTDTWLPGGKLGYNKLTNEKLTLISWRSSQNPAPGIFSLELEQNGTSLLLMYNGTRMYWTTGPWTGKIFTEVPEIQLNDLITNVSYVSNELGSYFSYDAVYPDIFVKYMLDISGQLRASKWGRDFHQWTSFWLRPSEQCEVYGFCGASSICNQQQVPLCVCLEGFEPRSPQDWELVDSWEGCVRKTPLGCSSGGNDTFVVIPDLSFPENSETLAGKNIDECGLTCMNDCSCTAFAYDSTCLVWKGDLFDVKQLTSDENVGKELHLRVPKAKKENKTPWIVTGVLGGLLGVLLVIVVIAKNKCSGSGERSEADEGSLMMFKYRILRNATKNFTEKLGEGGFGSVFRGTLKNSTAIAVKRLNCPEQADNQFLTEVRTLGKVQHINLVRLRGFCAETSKRLLVYDYMPNGSLESLLFQKSPIVLDWKTRYHIAVGTAKGLAYLHDSCRECIIHCDIKPENILLDAEYAPKITDFGLAKLMSRDFSRIITTMQGTRGYIAPEWISGEAITVKADVFSYGMLFFEIISGRRNRDLLDDGLENYFPTRVANVLMKGEDVDTLLDSRLEGNANKEEVMRACKVACWCIQDDEKDRPTMGQVVQALEGVIDLGMPPIPHFMDRFSKSHFESIHYLDISSSTASDSRRGSSN is encoded by the coding sequence ATGGATATGATGAATAGCAGCAGAAACAAACTCAGTTACAAGTCATCGGTTGTGGTTCTTGTGTTATGCTGCACCTTGAAAGCCGCCGATATCTCGGCGGCGTCAAGCAACATGATCTCCCAAGGACAATCTATTTCCGGCAAACAAACAATCACCTCATCACCACGCGGCATATTCGAGCTGGGTTTCTTCACTCCAGGTAACTCCCACAACTACTACATAGGCATCTGGTACAAACAACTACAGGAAACCGTCGTTTGGGTGGCCAACAGAAACCACCCTGTTTCCGATCCTTTTTTATCATCCCTTCAACTCTTCCCAAACGGAACCCTAGCACTTTTCGACCAGTCCAAATCTGCCATTTGGTCAACAACTCGTGATCTCTCAATTGCTTCCAATTCTACAAGTCAAGTAGCAGCATTAATTCTTGACAGTGGCAACTTTGTCATAACAGATGTTTTGAATTCGTCTGCTGTCATATGGCAGAGTTTCGATCACCCGACGGACACTTGGCTGCCGGGCGGGAAGCTTGGATACAACAAGCTGACCAATGAGAAGCTAACCCTCATTTCCTGGAGAAGCTCACAAAACCCAGCACCTGGGATTTTCTCTCTAGAGCTCGAACAAAACGGGACGAGTTTGTTGTTGATGTATAATGGGACTAGAATGTATTGGACAACTGGTCCTTGGACAGGCAAGATTTTTACGGAAGTTCCGGAAATTCAGTTGAATGATTTGATCACGAATGTCAGCTATGTTTCCAATGAGTTGGGGAGTTATTTTTCTTATGATGCAGTTTACCCCGACATCTTTGTTAAGTACATGCTTGATATCTCCGGGCAGTTAAGGGCCTCAAAGTGGGGGAGGGACTTCCATCAATGGACTTCATTTTGGCTGCGACCCTCCGAACAATGTGAGGTCTATGGATTCTGTGGTGCTTCTAGCATTTGCAATCAGCAACAAGTGCCTCTTTGTGTTTGCTTGGAAGGGTTTGAACCTCGATCCCCACAAGATTGGGAATTGGTGGATTCCTGGGAAGGGTGTGTGAGGAAAACCCCTTTAGGATGCAGTAGTGGAGGAAATGACACGTTTGTGGTGATCCCCGATTTAAGCTTTCCAGAGAATTCGGAGACTTTGGCAGGCAAGAACATTGATGAATGTGGATTGACGTGCATGAATGATTGCTCGTGTACAGCTTTTGCTTATGACAGTACGTGTTTGGTTTGGAAAGGAGATCTGTTTGATGTAAAACAACTTACATCTGATGAGAACGTAGGCAAAGAGTTGCATCTTCGAGTTCCAAAGGCGAAGAAAGAGAATAAAACCCCTTGGATTGTCACTGGAGTACTTGGAGGTCTGCTTGGTGTTTTACTAGTTATTGTGGTAATTGCCAAAAATAAATGTTCCGGTTCTGGGGAAAGGTCTGAGGCAGATGAAGGCTCTTTGATGATGTTCAAGTACCGGATTCTAAGAAACGCAACCAAGAACTTTACTGAAAAACTTGGGGAAGGAGGCTTTGGTTCTGTTTTCAGAGGGACGCTGAAAAATTCTACTGCCATCGCAGTGAAGAGACTTAACTGTCCAGAGCAAGCCGATAATCAATTTCTTACAGAAGTGAGGACTCTTGGAAAAGTCCAACATATCAATCTTGTTCGCCTCCGCGGATTTTGTGCAGAAACTTCAAAAAGATTGTTGGTTTATGATTACATGCCAAATGGTTCTCTAGAATCGCTTTTGTTTCAAAAGAGTCCCATCGTCTTGGATTGGAAAACTAGATATCACATTGCAGTTGGCACTGCAAAAGGACTTGCATATCTTCATGATAGTTGCAGAGAATGCATCATACACTGCGACATCAAACCCGAAAACATTTTGTTGGATGCAGAATATGCCCCCAAGATAACAGATTTTGGCCTAGCAAAGCTCATGAGCAGAGACTTCAGCCGGATAATTACAACCATGCAAGGAACAAGAGGGTATATTGCTCCGGAATGGATATCAGGAGAAGCTATCACAGTAAAAGCCGATGTCTTTAGTTATGGAATGTTATTTTTCGAGATCATATCAGGAAGGAGAAACCGAGATCTTTTGGATGATGGGTTGGAAAACTACTTCCCAACTCGCGTTGCAAATGTATTAATGAAAGGAGAAGATGTCGATACCTTGTTGGACAGCAGGTTAGAAGGCAATGCTAACAAAGAAGAAGTGATGAGAGCATGCAAAGTAGCTTGTTGGTGCATTCAAGATGACGAGAAGGATAGGCCAACAATGGGGCAGGTTGTTCAAGCTTTGGAAGGAGTTATAGATCTCGGCATGCCTCCCATCCCCCACTTCATGGACCGCTTTTCGAAGAGTCATTTTGAgtccatacattaccttgacatTTCTTCCAGCACTGCTTCGGATTCAAGGCGTGGCTCAAGTAACTAG
- the LOC137740347 gene encoding uncharacterized protein: MRKVSVTCSSSSSSSSGPAHPMGTRAGGLGPSISSNRSFKKHINNAQGGAKASVATVNTKDSNIASAQHDVVQNGARVHPQLHGGSDTPIASTLPGQLKLQPFRKAPELFQRLRLLREAPELFQSCQ; the protein is encoded by the exons ATGAGAAAGGTTTCTGTAACATGctcttcatcttcctcttcatctTCTG GACCCGCTCACCCTATGGGCACCCGCGCCGGTGGGCTTGGCCCTTCCATCTCCTCCAACCGCAG TTTTAAGAAGCATATTAACAATGCACAAGGAGGAGCCAAGGCAAGTGTAGCCACTGTAAACACGAAGGATTCCAATATTGCTTCTGCGCAACACGACGTTGTACAAAATGGAGCCCGTGTACATCCCCAATTACATG GAGGTTCTGATACGCCCATTGCAAGCACGCTTCCCGGACAGCTGAAGCTTCAGCCTTTCAGAAAAGCTCCCGAACTTTTCCAAAGGCTCCGACTTCTCAGAGAAGCTCCGGAACTGTTCCAAAG CTGCCAGTAG